A portion of the Camelus ferus isolate YT-003-E chromosome 16, BCGSAC_Cfer_1.0, whole genome shotgun sequence genome contains these proteins:
- the LOC102514923 gene encoding LOW QUALITY PROTEIN: olfactory receptor 3A2-like (The sequence of the model RefSeq protein was modified relative to this genomic sequence to represent the inferred CDS: deleted 2 bases in 2 codons): MEPEPGASGTAVTEFVLLGLVETPELRPAVFVLFLLAYLVTVGGNLIILAAILVEPKLHKPMYFFLGNLSVLDIGCITVTVPSMLVRLLSHKHTVPYAACLTQLFFFHQLAGVDCYLLTAMAYDRFLAICRPLTYSTHMSQTVQRTLVAVSWACAFSNALTHTVAISTLNFCGPNVINHFYCDLPQLFQLSCSSTQLNELLLFGLGILMAGAPVILIVTSYIHVAAAVLRIRSAEGRKKAFSTCGSHLTMVGIFYGTGVFSYMRLGSVEASDKDKGIGTLNTVISPMLNPVIYSLRNPDVQGALQRVLTGKRALV; encoded by the exons ATGGAGCCAGAACCTGGGGCCAGTGGAACAGCTGTTACC GAGTTTGTCCTGCTGGGCTTGGTGGAGACACCAGAGCTGAGGCCAGCTGTCTTTGTTCTCTTCCTCCTTGCCTACCTGGTCACGGTCGGGGGCAACCTCATCATCCTGGCAGCCATCTTGGTGGAA CCCAAACTCCACAagcccatgtacttcttcctgggGAACCTATCAGTGCTGGACATTGGGTGCATCACCGTCACCGTTCCCTCCATGTTGGTTCGTCTCTTGTCCCACAAGCACACAGTTCCCTATGCAGCCTGCCTCACACAGCTTTTCTTCTTCCATCAGCTAGCTGGGGTGGACTGCTACCTGTTGACAGCCATGGCCTATGACCGATTCCTGGCCATCTGCCGGCCCCTCACCTATAGCACCCACATGAGCCAGACAGTCCAGAGGACATTGGTGGCTGTGTCCTGGGCTTGTGCCTTCAGCAATGCACTGACCCACACTGTAGCTATATCCACACTCAACTTCTGTGGTCCCAATGTGATCAACCACTTCTATTGTGACCTCCCACAGCTCTTCCAGCTCTCCTGCTCCAGCACCCAACTCAATGAGCTGCTGCTCTTTGGTCTGGGTATCCTCATGGCAGGTGCACCTGTGATTCTCATTGTCACCTCCTACATCCATGTGGCAGCTGCAGTCCTGCGGATCCGCTCTgcagagggcaggaagaaagCCTTCTCCACGTGTGGCTCCCACCTCACCATGGTGGGCATCTTCTATGGCACAGGTGTCTTCAGCTACATGAGGCTGGGCTCAGTGGAGGCTTCAGACAAGGACAAGGGGATTGGCACCCTCAACACTGTCATCAGCCCCATGCTGAACCCAGTCATCTACAGCCTCCGGAACCCTGATGTGCAGGGCGCCCTGCAGCGAGTGCTCACAGGGAAGCGAGCCCTTGTGTGA
- the LOC102513679 gene encoding olfactory receptor 3A2: protein MEPESGTNRTTVTEFILLGLLEMEKLQPVVFVLFLFAYLVTVGGNLSILAAILVEPKLHTPMYFFLGNLSVLDVGCITVTVPAMLAHLLTHKHTIPYAACLSQLFFFHLLAGMDCFLLTAMAYDLFLAICRPLTYSIRMSQTVQWILVAVSWVCAFTNALTHTVALTTLNFCGPSEVNHFYCDLPQLFQLSCSSTQLNKQLLFGVGFIMAGEPVVLIITSYIHVAAAVLQIRSVEGRKKAFSTCGSHLTVVCLFYGSGIFNYMHLGSEEASDKDKGVGVFNTVINPMLNPLIYSLRNPDVQGALWQVLVGRRSLT from the coding sequence ATGGAGCCAGAATCTGGTACCAACAGGACAACTGTTACCGAGTTCATTCTTCTTGGCCTCTTGGAAATGGAAAAGCTGCAGCCTGTGGTCtttgttctcttcctctttgCCTACCTGGTCACGGTCGGGGGCAACCTCAGCATCCTGGCAGCCATCTTGGTGGAACCCAaactccacacccccatgtacttcttcctgggGAACCTATCAGTGCTGGACGTTGGGTGCATCACTGTCACTGTTCCTGCAATGCTGGCTCATCTACTGACCCACAAGCATACAATTCCCTATgcagcctgcctctcccagcttttCTTCTTCCACCTTCTGGCTGGGATGGACTGCTTCTTGTTGACAGCCATGGCCTATGACCTATTCCTGGCCATCTGTCGGCCTCTCACCTACAGCATCCGCATGAGTCAGACGGTCCAATGGATATTGGTGGCTGTGTCCTGGGTTTGTGCCTTCACCAATGCACTGACCCACACTGTAGCCCTAACTACCCTTAACTTCTGTGGTCCCAGTGAGGTCAACCACTTCTACTGTGACCTCCCACAGCTCTTCCAGCTCTCCTGCTCCAGCACCCAACTCAATAAGCAGCTGCTCTTCGGTGTGGGTTTCATAATGGCAGGTGAACCTGTGGTTCTCATCATCACCTCCTACATCCACGTGGCAGCTGCAGTCCTACAAATCCGCTCAGTGGAGGGCAGGAAGAAGGCCTTCTCCACATGTGGCTCCCACCTAACTGTGGTCTGCCTCTTCTATGGGTCTGGTATCTTCAACTATATGCATCTGGGTTCAGAGGAGGCTTCAGATAAAGATAAAGGGGTTGGAGTTTTCAACACAGTTATCAATCCCATGCTGAACCCACTTATCTACAGCCTTAGAAACCCTGATGTTCAGGGCGCCCTGTGGCAGGTACTTGTAGGGAGGCGGTCACTGACATGA
- the LOC102515189 gene encoding olfactory receptor 3A1, with translation MQPEPGANGTAVTEFILLGLVETPELRPAVFVLFLLAYLVTVGGNFSILAAILVEPKLHKPMYFFLGNLSVLDVGCITVTVPSMLAHLLSHKHTVPYAACLTQLFFFHQLAGVDCFLLTAMAYDRFLAICRPLTYSTRMSQTVQRTLVAVSWACAFSNALTHTVAISTLNFCGPNVINHFYCDLPQLFQLSCSSTQLNELLLFGVGFIMAGTPMALVVTSYAHVAAAVLRIRSSEGRKKAFSTCGSHLTVVCLFYGTGIFNYMRLGSAKLSDKDKAAEIFNTVINPMLNPIIYSLRNPDVQGALRWVLLGRRSLA, from the coding sequence ATGCAGCCAGAACCTGGGGCCAATGGAACAGCTGTTACTGAGTTCATCCTGCTGGGCTTGGTGGAGACACCAGAGCTGAGGCCAGCTGTCTTTGTTCTCTTCCTCCTTGCCTACCTGGTCACAGTTGGGGGCAACTTCAGCATCCTGGCAGCCATCTTGGTGGAGCCCAAACTCCACAagcccatgtacttcttcctgggGAACCTATCAGTGCTGGACGTTGGGTGCATCACCGTCACTGTTCCCTCCATGTTGGCTCATCTCTTGTCCCACAAACACACAGTTCCCTATGCAGCCTGCCTCACACAGCTTTTCTTCTTCCATCAGCTGGCTGGGGTGGACTGCTTCCTGTTGACAGCCATGGCCTATGACCGATTCCTGGCCATCTGCCGGCCCCTCACCTATAGCACCCGCATGAGCCAGACAGTCCAGAGGACATTGGTGGCTGTGTCCTGGGCTTGTGCCTTCAGCAATGCACTGACCCACACTGTAGCTATATCCACACTCAACTTCTGTGGTCCCAATGTGATCAACCACTTCTATTGTGACCTCCCACAGCTCTTCCAGCTCTCCTGCTCCAGCACCCAACTCAATGAGCTGCTGCTCTTTGGTGTGGGTTTCATAATGGCAGGTACCCCCATGGCTCTCGTTGTCACCTCCTACGCCCACGTGGCAGCTGCAGTTCTCCGAATTCGCTCATCGGAGGGCAGGAAGAAGGCCTTCTCCACATGTGGCTCCCATCTCACTGTGGTCTGCCTCTTCTACGGGACTGGTATCTTCAACTACATGCGACTGGGTTCAGCCAAGCTTTCAGATAAGGATAAAGCTGCTGAAATTTTTAACACTGTCATCAACCCCATGCTGAATCCAATCATCTACAGCCTCCGGAACCCTGATGTCCAGGGAGCCCTCCGGTGGGTGCTCCTGGGGAGGCGATCACTGGCTTGA